GCCCCGAACTTTATTTAGAACGATAAAGGGATAAAATCCCTGTTATCTGCGCTGGCCGCTATGGCACTAAAGCTTGCCTCCTTCGAGGCAGATTGGAGAAGCTAATGGAAAATATCCTCTACGCGCCATGGCGGACCGAGTACGTTTCGGGCGAAAAGATCGATGGATGTGTTTTCTGCCATATCAGCACGCACCCCGACGATGACGAACCGCTGCACGTATTGCACCGCGACGAACACTGTTTTGTGGTCATGAACCGCTATCCCTATACTCCGGGGCATTTTATGATCATTCCGCACCGTCATACCGACGCACTCGAAGCACTCGACCCGCAGGCATGGCTCCACATCACGGCATTGGCCCAAAAAGGGGTTCGAATGCTCAAAGAGGGGTTCGGCGCCCACGGCGTCAATATCGGGATGAATCTGGGGAAGGCCGGAGGTGCGGGGATCGCCGAACACATTCATCTGCACCTCGTTCCGCGCTGGGAGAGGGATACGAATTTCATCACCTCCATCGCCCACACCCGTGTCTATTCGACCGATTTTGAACGGATTTACGACCGCCTCAAAGAGCTTGCCGGGACTTATCTGTAAAGTTTCCGGTTATTTTTTTTTGCGCGTGAGGACGAATCCCATGATCGCGATCATCGCGACCATCAGTACCAGATCCATTCCGGTCGTATTCAATTGTTCCATAATCTCTCCTCCAACAGTTTTTTCATGATCTCGATGTGGTAACTTTCCTGGAAATTGATGAATTCGAAAAACGCCGAGAGCTTTTCATCGGTGATCGTTTCGGAGAGGCGGCGGCACTCCTCTTTGGCATTTTCTTCTTCGACGATCCCGTTGCGAAGAAATTTCTCCATGTCCGTGATGACGTAGGTGCGGGGATGGAGTTCGCGCGGGAGTGCCAAAATCCCCATCTTGGCCATCATTTCGCCGAACGAGCGCAGATGAAAATGGGATTCGTCGATCAGATCGGTGAACGAAGAACTTTGCGTGGCACTCGTGGCCCGAACGAGCCGATACAGGTAGATCAGAATGAGTTCGTATTCCTTGTAAAGTTCTTCGAATAAAAAGAGGCTCAGGGCGTCGGTTTGCGCCGTGTCAAGCGGAGCGTCGCTCCAGACGCGGCGGCGGTCGAAAGCGCTGGCGGTATCAATGCAAGGGGGTCGGTAGGCGTCCAGAACGCCGAGGATGTACCGCTCGTCGCGGCGCATCCGCTCGCCCAGTTCTGAAGCGTCGTAAAGGGCATTGGCGGTTTCGATCGCGGCTACGGCACCGGAGAGCCCTTCGGAGAGGGTTTGAAACTCGATACCGAACGTTTTGTCGCGCCCGTAATCGTAAGGGATTCGGGCATCGTAGAGGTGCTGCGAGAGCCATTTGAGATGGCGGAATTCGATTTGGGAAAATTCGTAAAGACGGCTTTTGATCTGCGGTTCGGATGCGGCGAAGGATAAAAAAGCCAATCGCAGCCAGAGCTGATGTTTGTGCCGGAAAAGCGCCGCGTCGATCACGATTCCACCTCGCATTCCATCCCGATCTCGATCGCATGTAGCTCTTCGTCCGAGCCTTCACGTTTGTGTTGCCGATGGATCTTGGCCGCATCGAACGCGGTGAGGACCATGTGGGCGCACGCCTGCTGTTTTACGGGCCCCAGAGCGACCTTTTCACGCAGTTTTTCGGCGGCGGAAGCGGCGTAGGAGAGGGTTTCTCCTTTAACCATTTCGGTAAACATCGATCCCAGCACCACCGTGTCGTGGCAGCCGTTGGTCGCGTAACCGATATTTCGGATCCTTTCTTCTTCGCAGTCGAGATAAAGGATGACGAACTCGCCCGTTTTTTCACTGTGGCCGACGCCCACACCGCTTGCGTTTTCGAGCGGGCCGTAGTTGCGGGGATGCATGAGATGCTCGACGATCTCTTGGTTCAGATTGTTTTCCATTTGAAGATTATAACGTAGCTTGAACCTCTTTGTAAGAGTACGCGCCGTACAATCGCATCATGAAAATAACCCCCGAAACCCTCCGATACCTTCCCTCGACCCGTGCCGAAATGGAGGCACGAGGCTGGGAACGCTGTGACGTGATCCTCGTCTCTGGCGATGCCTACATCGACTCTCCCTTCATCGGCGTCGCCGTCGTGGGACGGATACTGGAGCGGGAGGGGTACAAAGTCGGGATCATCGGACAGCCCGACGTTGCGACCGATGACATCATGCGGCTGGGAGAGCCGCGCCTTTTTTGGGGGGTCAGCGGCGGGAGCGTCGATTCGATGGTGGCCAACTACACCGCCACCAAAAAATTCCGCAAAAGCGACGACTACACCCCCGGCGGCGTGAACAACGCCCGCCCCGACCGCGCGACGCTGGTCTACACCAACCTGATCCGAAAACATTTCAAAAACACTGCTCCCATCGTGCTGGGGGGGATCGAAGCGAGCCTGCGCCGCGTGACCCATTATGATTACTGGTCCAACAAACTGCGCAAACCGGTGCTGTTTGACGCCAAGGCCGATTACCTGATCTACGGGATGGGGGAGGGGGCGATCATCGAGCTTCCCAAACGGCTCGAGCGGGGCGAATCGCCCCATGACATCCGGGGGTTGTGCTACATCGCCAAGGAACCGCGCGAGGGGTATCTGAGCCTCCCCTCGCATCAGGAGTGCCTGGATAACAAAGAGCGTTATATCGATCTTTTCGACATCTTTTACGACAACAACGACCCCATCTCCGCCAAAGGGCTGTGCCAGGAGGTCGACGGGCGCTTCGCGATCCAGAACCCTCCGGCCGATTACCTCGACGAGGGGGAGATGGACGCCGTTTCGGCATTGCCCTTCACCCGCGAACTCCACCCCTATCACCGCCCAAATGGTGCGGTAAAGTGCCTTGAGACGATCAAGTTTTCAATCATGACCCATCAGGGGTGCTGGGGGGAATGCAACTTCTGCGCCATCGGCGTCCATCAGGGCAGAACGATCCGCACCCGCAGTGAGGAGTCGATCCTCTCTGAGGCGAAGCAGTTCACCGAATATAAGGATTTCAAAGGGATCATCAGCGACGTCGGGGGGCCGACGGCCAACATGTACGGCTACGAGTGCAGCAAGAAACTCAAACACGGCACCTGTGACCATCAGCGCTGCGTCGACGACACCCACCTGTGCAAGAAGATGAAAGTCGACCACACCCGCGTCATCAACCTCCTGCGGCGCTTGCGGGAAGTGCGCGGGATCAAAAAGGCGTTCGTCGCCTCCGGGGTCCGCTACGATCTCATCAACGAAGACAAACGGCAGGGATACGAGTACCTCAAGGAGATGGTGCGCCACCACATCTCCGGGCAGATGAAAGTCGCCCCCGAACACACCTCGCCCCACGTGCTGCACCTGATGAACAAGCCGGGCAAGCAGACCCTTGTGGATTTCAAAAAACTCTACGACCGTCTCAACCGCGAAGAGGGGAAAAACCAGTTTCTCACTTATTACCTGATCGCCGCGCATCCGGGATGCACCGAAAAAGACATGCACGACCTCAAGCGCTTCACGACGCAGGAACTCAAGATGAATCCCGAACAGGCGCAGGTGTTCACCCCGACGCCGGGGACCTATTCGGCGGTGATGTATTACACCGAGATGGACCCCGTGAGCCGCCAAAAGATCTTCGTCGAAAAAGATACGGCGCGCAAGGAGAAGCAAAAACAGATCGTCGTCGCGAAGGACACGTTCAAAAGCGGTTTTGCGAGTTAGAAGCGAAAATCTGCTATTCTACCCTCTTATGAGATCGACGAGGGGCAAGAGGGAGCGATGGTAGATCCGGACGTATTGAAAAAACTCCGCAAAGCGCTGCACCACTACCCTCTGCTCTACGTCGAGGAGAACCCCGCGCTCAACGCGCAGGCCGGTGCGTTGTTCAAAAACATTTTCGACACCGTGTACGCGACGTGCGATGCGACGGAGGGGATGGAGCTCTACGAACAGTACCATCCCGCCATCGTTGTCGCCGATATCAAAACGCCGCTTCTCGAAGGGCTCAAACTGGCCAAAAACATCACCGCGATCGATCCGTCGGTGAAAATCATCTTTACGTCGGCGCACGACGACAAAGCATTGCTGCACGAAGCGATACGGCTGGGGGCTTTCGATTACGTCGTCAAACCCATCACGGTTCAGAACCTCGTCGACGTTTTGGTCCGGTGTGCGCGTGAACTGCGTCTTCAGATGCATCAGCGCCTTTTCAATAACTACCTGCAAAACATTTTCAACTACCAGCACAACCTGATCCTGCTGCTGCACCGCGAAACGGTCGTGATGGCCAACCAGCCCTGTCTGGAATTCTTCGGTGCGGCCAGCGTCGAGGAGTTCGGCCAGCGTTTCCTCAATTTCGGGGATCTGTTGCTCGAACACAGCGGTTTTTTGTACAACCACGACAAGATCGACTGGCTCAAAGAAGCCAAAAACCATCCGGGCAAACTCTTTAACGTCAAAATCGCCGATGCCGAGGGAAACAGCCACCATTTCGTCCTCAACATGCAGACGATCCCCGATAAAGAAGAGTATTACATCCTTTCCCTCAACGACGTGAGCGAACTTAACCTGCTCAGGCTCTTCGACCCCGGCGCCGTGGAAAAAGAATCGATTCAAAAAGACAAACGGATTTTGCACGGTCTGTTCGAAATGGCCAAACGGAACAACGCGAAAATCAAGGTCCACAATCTCTACAAAGGGCTTAGCATCACCAACGACGGGATCATCGACGAACTTGACGAACATTACGTCTGGATCAAAACGACGTTCATGCAGCTCAAGGCGATGCAGTTCGAACGCCGGGTCGTACTGGTATCGGATATTTTTCCGATGTTCATCGTGTCGACCGATCTGCTCCGGTTTAATTTCGACCGGATGACCGTCAAGCTCGGTGAATGCCGCATGAGTATGACGAGCCCGACCCGGCGCCAGTACATCCGTGTTCCTCCCGATTCGGAGGCCAAAGCGACGTTGCTGTTCCAGGGGAGAAAGTTCGAAACGGAGATTCAGATCGCCGATATTTCGATCAAAGCGATGCGCCTGATACTGGCGTCGCTTCCCGCCGGATTCCAGACCGGATCGAAAGTTATCCTCGATTTCGTGCTGGGGGCGCCGCCCCTCAAGCCGATCATCATCAATACCGAAGCCGAAGTCTACCGGATCGGCGAACTCTACCATCAGTACGAAGCGGTTTTTACCTACGAACTTCGCGGCCGCCATCACAAAGAGCTGATCGATTACATCGCCAAACGCCAGATGCAGTTAATTCGGGAATTCAAGGAGAGACAAAATGAATAAAGAAACACTGTTGTTCGAAGACGGCGCCCACAAATGCGTCATGTTCAGCCTGGAAGACGAAGAACAGGAGGAAAACTCCCTTTCGGTCAACCAGTTTTTGATCATCCAGGGGGAGAGCGCGGTCCTGATCGATCCGGGTAGCGGGGCGATTTTCACCGAACTCTACGATGCGGTGGCGCGCCATATCGATCCGCGAAAAATCAAATACATTTTCTTTTCCCATCAGGACCCCGACGTCGCGGGGGCGATCGCGGAATGGAGCGTCGCGACGAGCGCGCAACTGGTCATTTCGGGATTGTGGAGCCGTTTCATGAGTCATTACGGCCTTACCGATTCGTCCCGGATCATCGCGCTCCCCGACCACGGGGGACGGGTACCGTTCAAGGACGGGTTTATCCAGTTCATCCCCGCCCATTTTCTTCACAGTCCGGGAAATTTTTCGCTCTACGACAGCCGTTCTAAAATCGTTTTTTCGGGAGACATCGGGGCAGCGATCCTCTCGCCGCAGAACCTGAACAAACGGGTGGACGATTTCGAAAGCCATCGGCCGTTCCTGGAGAGCTTTCACCGTCGCTACATGGCATCGAACGTTTTTTGCCGCGCATGGGTACGCGAGGTGAGACGGTACGACGTCGATACGATCGCTCCCCAGCACGGGTCTCTTTTTCGCGGCGAGAATGCGGCGGCGTTTTTGGAATGGTTCGAAAACGTCGAAGGGGGAGCCGAACATATCGACGAACTGTATCTTCCGCACATCGGATAGGCGTCCGAACCCGGGGGGAGGAAGTGGAACAATTTTTGCGCTCTTACCTCCCTTTTAGTTTGAATCGCCTACAATAAACGCTTCAAATACAAGCATACGGATCACTCTTTTGCGAATCGACAAATTTTTAAATGCCGTCAATCTGACCAAACGCCGCGCCGTAGCGCAGGACATGATCGCCGAGGGGGTGGTCTACATCAACGGCAAAGCCGTCAAGCCCTCCAAAAACGTCGCCGTCGGCGATATCATCACGCTCGTCTACCTCGATCGCCAGATGCGTTATGAAGTACTGGCCCTGCCGACGGTCAAATCGACGCCCAAATCGGCCCAAAACCTCTACGTGAAGGAACTTTCATGAACCCGATGAAAAGCGATTTCGAAGCGCTCTTCGAACACCGCCTGAGCGATGGGGAGATGAGGGAGTTTCTCCTCTCGCTGACGCTGAACGAATCGACCTCTCCCTCAATGATCGCGACCGCTGCTGAGGTGATGAAACGCCACGCCCTGGCCCTGGACGTTCCCGCCGAGCTCAAAGAGAAGCTGATCGACGTCGTCGGAACCGGAGGGGACAAGAGCGGAAGTTTCAACGTCAGCTCCACCGTTTCGATCCTCCTCGCCGCGTGCGGGGCGTTCGTCGCCAAACACGGCAACCGCTCCATCACTTCCAAATCCGGAAGTGCCGACGTTCTGGAGACGCTGGGGATCAAGCTTGACCTGAGTCTGGAGCAAAGCGCCGCACTGCTTGAAGAGACCGGCTTCACCTTTCTCTTCGCCCAGTATCACCATCCGGCGATGAAATTCATCATGCCGATCCGCCGTTCGATCCCTGAAAAGACGGTTTTCAACATCCTCGGCCCCCTGACCAATCCCGTGGGGCTTTCGAAAATCCTGCTGGGGGTTTTCGATGAGGTATTCGTCCCCAAAATGGCCGAAGCGGCCCGCGAACTGGGGATGAAATCGGCGATCGTGGTGAGCTCGCGGGAGCGGATGGACGAGGTGAGCATCAGCGATATCACCTACGCGGCACACCTGCACGGCGGAAAAATCGATTATTTCGAGATCGATCCCGAAGCGCTGGGGATCAAAAAAGCCCCTTTCGAAGCGATTCTGGGCGGCGATGCGGCACTCAACGCGAAAATCCTGACCGATATTCTCAACAACCGCGCGACCGATGCGCAGCGTGACATGGTGCTGATCAACGCCGCTTACGCCCTCATCGCCGAGGGGATGGCACGCGACGCGCAAGAGGGGCTTGAAATCGCCCGAGACGGGCTTTTCAGCGGAAAGGCGGCCGCAAAACTCGCCCAGATCGCCGACGTATCGTCCAAACTATGAGCGAATATTCTCTGGACCGGCTTCCCCAGTTGTGCGCGCACATCGCGCAGCAGCTTCCGCACGGGGGAATCGTGATTCTCCGCGGCGATCTCTCCAGCGGAAAAACGACCCTTACGCAGGCGTTTGCCCGGCATCTTTGCGTAGAGGAGTCGGTGACGTCGCCGACGTTTTCGCTGCAGCAGATCTATGGAGAGAAACTGTACCATTACGATCTGTACAACTACGGGTTTGAAAAGTTTTTGAGCCTGGGGATGATGGAAGAGCTCGAAAAACCGGGGTATCACCTCGTCGAATGGGGTGACGATACACTGGTCGGATGGCTCAAACGGAGCGGTTTGGAAACCGTGATCGTCGAAATTACCAAATGCGGCGAAACGTCGCGATGTTATGAGGTGTACCGTGCATGAATTGAAAGTCGAACGTCTGGTCAAAACGATCAAAAAACACGAAATCGTCCGGGGGATCAGCATGGAGCTGCGAACGGGGGAGGTTGTCGGTCTGCTGGGACCCAACGGAGCGGGGAAAACGACGACGTTTTACATGATTTGCGGCCTCGTCGAAGCGACGGAGGGGAAAGTGTTCATCGACGGCGCCGACGTCTCGGATCTTCCGCTCCATCAGCGCTCCAAGATGGGGATCGGGTATCTGCCGCAGGAGGCCTCGATTTTCAAAGACCTCACGGTCGAAGAGAACCTGATTATCGCCGCGCAGGCGGGAAAACTCGATCCGCAGACGCAGGAAAAGCGGATCGAGGAGCTTCTGGAGATGTTTAACATCGAGCCGATCCGCAACCGCCGCGGCATCAACCTTTCGGGAGGAGAGCGCCGACGCGCCGAGATCGCCCGCGCACTGGTGAACAAACCCCGCTTTTTGCTCCTGGACGAACCGTTCGCGGGGGTCGATCCGATCGCGGTAATGGATATCCAGAGCGTTATTTCGCAGCTCGTCGAATTCGGGATCGGGGTTTTGATCACCGACCATAACGTCCGTGAGACCCTTGCGGTCTGCGACCGCGCCTACGTTATCAAAAACGGGACGCTGCTGGCATCGGGGACGAGCGACGAAATCGCCCACAACAGCGATGTGCGCCAACACTATCTCGGTGAATCGTTCAAGTTCTAACCGCGCATGTTACGGGTCAAAACAAACGTCGAGCTCAAAAACAAGCTCTCCAACACGCTTCGCAACTGGCTGCCGATTCTCCACTCCAGCCTCAGCGACCTGGGCGAAGCGATGGCACCGTTTGTCGAAAACAATCCCCTCATCGAAGTGAAATCGGGATTCGAAGAGAATTTCGAATCCCGCATTCCGAAAAAAATCCAGTACGGCTACGTTCAAAATTCCCAGTCCCAGGCGATCGAGGCGCTGACCGTCCAGCAAAAAAGCCTCTACGAGGTGCTCGAAGAGCAGATCGACGCCCCCCTTTTCCCAACCCCCCTGTCACAGCTGATCGGCCGTCACGTGATTGAAAACCTCGATGAGGGAGGGTATTACGAAGGGGATGCGGAGGCGTTTTGCGCCGAGCACGCCATAACGATCGAGCAGTTCGAAAAAATCCGCGCCCGATTCGTCCACGTCGAACCGGTCGGGATCGGGGCA
The DNA window shown above is from Campylobacterota bacterium and carries:
- a CDS encoding HIT domain-containing protein; translated protein: MENILYAPWRTEYVSGEKIDGCVFCHISTHPDDDEPLHVLHRDEHCFVVMNRYPYTPGHFMIIPHRHTDALEALDPQAWLHITALAQKGVRMLKEGFGAHGVNIGMNLGKAGGAGIAEHIHLHLVPRWERDTNFITSIAHTRVYSTDFERIYDRLKELAGTYL
- a CDS encoding iron-binding protein; protein product: MIDAALFRHKHQLWLRLAFLSFAASEPQIKSRLYEFSQIEFRHLKWLSQHLYDARIPYDYGRDKTFGIEFQTLSEGLSGAVAAIETANALYDASELGERMRRDERYILGVLDAYRPPCIDTASAFDRRRVWSDAPLDTAQTDALSLFLFEELYKEYELILIYLYRLVRATSATQSSSFTDLIDESHFHLRSFGEMMAKMGILALPRELHPRTYVITDMEKFLRNGIVEEENAKEECRRLSETITDEKLSAFFEFINFQESYHIEIMKKLLEERLWNN
- a CDS encoding iron-sulfur cluster assembly scaffold protein, whose product is MENNLNQEIVEHLMHPRNYGPLENASGVGVGHSEKTGEFVILYLDCEEERIRNIGYATNGCHDTVVLGSMFTEMVKGETLSYAASAAEKLREKVALGPVKQQACAHMVLTAFDAAKIHRQHKREGSDEELHAIEIGMECEVES
- a CDS encoding YgiQ family radical SAM protein → MKITPETLRYLPSTRAEMEARGWERCDVILVSGDAYIDSPFIGVAVVGRILEREGYKVGIIGQPDVATDDIMRLGEPRLFWGVSGGSVDSMVANYTATKKFRKSDDYTPGGVNNARPDRATLVYTNLIRKHFKNTAPIVLGGIEASLRRVTHYDYWSNKLRKPVLFDAKADYLIYGMGEGAIIELPKRLERGESPHDIRGLCYIAKEPREGYLSLPSHQECLDNKERYIDLFDIFYDNNDPISAKGLCQEVDGRFAIQNPPADYLDEGEMDAVSALPFTRELHPYHRPNGAVKCLETIKFSIMTHQGCWGECNFCAIGVHQGRTIRTRSEESILSEAKQFTEYKDFKGIISDVGGPTANMYGYECSKKLKHGTCDHQRCVDDTHLCKKMKVDHTRVINLLRRLREVRGIKKAFVASGVRYDLINEDKRQGYEYLKEMVRHHISGQMKVAPEHTSPHVLHLMNKPGKQTLVDFKKLYDRLNREEGKNQFLTYYLIAAHPGCTEKDMHDLKRFTTQELKMNPEQAQVFTPTPGTYSAVMYYTEMDPVSRQKIFVEKDTARKEKQKQIVVAKDTFKSGFAS
- a CDS encoding response regulator, producing the protein MVDPDVLKKLRKALHHYPLLYVEENPALNAQAGALFKNIFDTVYATCDATEGMELYEQYHPAIVVADIKTPLLEGLKLAKNITAIDPSVKIIFTSAHDDKALLHEAIRLGAFDYVVKPITVQNLVDVLVRCARELRLQMHQRLFNNYLQNIFNYQHNLILLLHRETVVMANQPCLEFFGAASVEEFGQRFLNFGDLLLEHSGFLYNHDKIDWLKEAKNHPGKLFNVKIADAEGNSHHFVLNMQTIPDKEEYYILSLNDVSELNLLRLFDPGAVEKESIQKDKRILHGLFEMAKRNNAKIKVHNLYKGLSITNDGIIDELDEHYVWIKTTFMQLKAMQFERRVVLVSDIFPMFIVSTDLLRFNFDRMTVKLGECRMSMTSPTRRQYIRVPPDSEAKATLLFQGRKFETEIQIADISIKAMRLILASLPAGFQTGSKVILDFVLGAPPLKPIIINTEAEVYRIGELYHQYEAVFTYELRGRHHKELIDYIAKRQMQLIREFKERQNE
- a CDS encoding MBL fold metallo-hydrolase — encoded protein: MNKETLLFEDGAHKCVMFSLEDEEQEENSLSVNQFLIIQGESAVLIDPGSGAIFTELYDAVARHIDPRKIKYIFFSHQDPDVAGAIAEWSVATSAQLVISGLWSRFMSHYGLTDSSRIIALPDHGGRVPFKDGFIQFIPAHFLHSPGNFSLYDSRSKIVFSGDIGAAILSPQNLNKRVDDFESHRPFLESFHRRYMASNVFCRAWVREVRRYDVDTIAPQHGSLFRGENAAAFLEWFENVEGGAEHIDELYLPHIG
- a CDS encoding RNA-binding S4 domain-containing protein, translated to MRIDKFLNAVNLTKRRAVAQDMIAEGVVYINGKAVKPSKNVAVGDIITLVYLDRQMRYEVLALPTVKSTPKSAQNLYVKELS
- the trpD gene encoding anthranilate phosphoribosyltransferase, yielding MNPMKSDFEALFEHRLSDGEMREFLLSLTLNESTSPSMIATAAEVMKRHALALDVPAELKEKLIDVVGTGGDKSGSFNVSSTVSILLAACGAFVAKHGNRSITSKSGSADVLETLGIKLDLSLEQSAALLEETGFTFLFAQYHHPAMKFIMPIRRSIPEKTVFNILGPLTNPVGLSKILLGVFDEVFVPKMAEAARELGMKSAIVVSSRERMDEVSISDITYAAHLHGGKIDYFEIDPEALGIKKAPFEAILGGDAALNAKILTDILNNRATDAQRDMVLINAAYALIAEGMARDAQEGLEIARDGLFSGKAAAKLAQIADVSSKL
- the tsaE gene encoding tRNA (adenosine(37)-N6)-threonylcarbamoyltransferase complex ATPase subunit type 1 TsaE codes for the protein MSEYSLDRLPQLCAHIAQQLPHGGIVILRGDLSSGKTTLTQAFARHLCVEESVTSPTFSLQQIYGEKLYHYDLYNYGFEKFLSLGMMEELEKPGYHLVEWGDDTLVGWLKRSGLETVIVEITKCGETSRCYEVYRA
- the lptB gene encoding LPS export ABC transporter ATP-binding protein, with amino-acid sequence MHELKVERLVKTIKKHEIVRGISMELRTGEVVGLLGPNGAGKTTTFYMICGLVEATEGKVFIDGADVSDLPLHQRSKMGIGYLPQEASIFKDLTVEENLIIAAQAGKLDPQTQEKRIEELLEMFNIEPIRNRRGINLSGGERRRAEIARALVNKPRFLLLDEPFAGVDPIAVMDIQSVISQLVEFGIGVLITDHNVRETLAVCDRAYVIKNGTLLASGTSDEIAHNSDVRQHYLGESFKF